A genome region from Blautia coccoides includes the following:
- a CDS encoding DUF6100 family protein, which produces MNSKTLFQRFECISDEIKRLQNSIFALQSTDFEEYRDNYEELSTNAALRAERIACQLRSLVYVSNSKSKENYMKQAALAHEISIQKDGPLMTIRLPGLLTKRKVHINTAFLSEPLNYAMQDYVRIHSIPLFENCVVCFSQIYDRQLPLQRIRDYDNLEFKQILDTIATYVLRDDTGLFCDMFHTTQLGEKDCTIIYVMEKNTFPEWLKSRKDELQNISEIS; this is translated from the coding sequence ATGAACAGCAAAACATTATTCCAACGGTTTGAATGCATATCGGATGAAATAAAACGGTTGCAAAATTCTATATTTGCCCTTCAGTCTACTGATTTTGAAGAATATCGGGATAACTATGAAGAATTAAGTACAAACGCAGCTCTTCGGGCAGAGCGCATCGCTTGCCAGCTTCGTAGTTTAGTATATGTGTCAAATTCAAAATCTAAGGAAAACTACATGAAACAGGCTGCATTGGCACACGAAATCAGTATTCAAAAAGATGGACCACTGATGACGATTCGACTGCCTGGGCTGCTTACAAAAAGAAAAGTTCATATTAACACAGCCTTCTTGAGCGAACCATTAAACTATGCCATGCAGGATTACGTAAGGATACACAGTATCCCCCTCTTTGAAAACTGTGTTGTATGCTTCAGTCAAATTTATGACCGACAGCTCCCTCTTCAGAGAATCCGGGACTATGATAACCTAGAGTTCAAACAAATTCTGGATACGATTGCCACCTATGTACTACGTGATGATACCGGTCTGTTCTGCGATATGTTTCACACAACGCAGCTTGGAGAAAAGGATTGCACCATAATCTATGTAATGGAAAAAAACACGTTTCCCGAATGGTTAAAATCCAGGAAAGATGAGTTGCAGAACATATCGGAAATTTCATGA
- a CDS encoding DUF5697 family protein — protein MKTRNEIYNREGERLIRMITTYHALLYEQVLLLFPRNKESLKTFINSLIKQGRIFYDRQQNVLCDCEDSALHVDYGLIAAFWVLLDFKHAILYHTSGNFPVKLHFFAQDEAYEIIYAATGQEALLNHTLSITPESDAIRLVILENQSQAQTLQIPKVSAYCLVSTDGTVSYYQKK, from the coding sequence ATGAAAACCAGGAACGAAATTTACAATAGGGAAGGGGAACGGTTAATACGGATGATCACAACTTACCACGCCCTACTCTATGAGCAAGTTCTGCTGCTTTTTCCGAGAAATAAAGAGTCCCTGAAAACCTTCATCAATAGTCTGATCAAACAAGGCAGGATTTTTTATGACAGGCAACAGAACGTCCTCTGTGACTGTGAGGATTCAGCCCTTCATGTGGACTATGGCTTAATTGCAGCATTTTGGGTGTTACTGGATTTTAAACATGCAATTCTATATCATACAAGTGGGAATTTTCCAGTAAAACTTCATTTTTTTGCCCAAGATGAAGCGTATGAAATCATTTATGCTGCCACCGGTCAGGAAGCATTGCTTAATCATACCTTATCTATAACTCCAGAAAGCGATGCTATACGGCTTGTAATATTAGAAAACCAAAGTCAGGCACAAACACTACAAATCCCCAAAGTCTCTGCTTACTGTTTGGTTTCGACGGATGGAACGGTCAGTTATTATCAGAAAAAGTGA